In a single window of the Hirundo rustica isolate bHirRus1 chromosome 7, bHirRus1.pri.v3, whole genome shotgun sequence genome:
- the LOC120755093 gene encoding baculoviral IAP repeat-containing protein 5.1-like, with product MCHQLAKALNVRAGGRLCLSLPAGFVMEVLLQELSSASKLLTDFKEMYEYEARLKTFSKWPFQENCKCTPENMAKAGFIHCPSANEPDVAKCFFCLLELTGWEPNDDPWEEHTKRYTCDFLSLPKHFDELTMEEYYMLEMTRLRTFICKVGRSTINSFQEEVAATRQRLVDYFGSRPQLLAPLPLGDEAAAQEPGGSAAGQKEPRTSEL from the exons ATGTGTCACCAATTAGCAAAGGCCTTAAATgtgagagcaggagggaggctCTGCCTCTCACTGCCTGCAGGCTTCGTGATGGAGGTGCTCCTGcaagagctcagctcagcttcCAAGCTCTTAACTGACTTTAAGGAGATGTATGAATATGAGGCCCGTTTAAAAACCTTCTCCAAGTGGCCCTTCCAGGAGAACTGCAAGTGCACTCCAGAGAAT ATGGCAAAGGCTGGCTTCATCCACTGTCCAAGTGCAAATGAACCAGATGTGGcaaaatgtttcttctgcttgttAGAACTGACGGGCTGGGAACCAAATGATGACCCATG GGAGGAACACACCAAACGCTACACCTGTGACTTTTTATCCCTTCCCAAGCACTTTGATGAGCTGACAATGGAGGAGTACTACATGCTGGAGATGACACGGCTGAGGACCTTCATT TGCAAGGTTGGGAGGAGCACAATAAACTCTTTTCAAGAAGAAGTCGCAGCAACGAGGCAGAGGCTTGTGGATTACTTTGGCTCCAgaccccagctcctggcaccgCTGCCTCTCGGGGATgaggcagcagcccaggagccaGGAGGCTCAGCTGCTGGGCAGAAGGAGCCCAGGACAAGTGAACTGTGA